The proteins below come from a single Roseiflexus sp. RS-1 genomic window:
- a CDS encoding ribose-phosphate diphosphokinase, translating to MSADDMLIFPGSGSPKLTKNICAYLGVTPGQCEVLRFSEGNLFVRILENVRGRHVYIVQSTAYPANDNFMELLFWIDAFKRASAASVTAVVPFFSYAKGDKKDEPRVSIRARVCADAIEAAGADRIVVMDLHAPQIQGFFKIPVDDLYALPVLCDRVRQMNLENLIVVAPDSGFAKKARKYARYLGVSMAVGDKERVAHDEHAHIVEIIGDVQGKTALIVDDFTISAGTLVEVAEQLLVRGAKEVYAAVTHGVFARGSMERLADSPIRRLFITDTVETQPITLTPQIEVVSVAPLFGEAIRRIHYRESISVLFPR from the coding sequence ATGAGCGCCGATGATATGCTCATCTTCCCCGGCTCAGGGAGTCCGAAGTTGACGAAAAACATTTGCGCATACCTGGGAGTGACGCCGGGGCAATGTGAAGTGTTGCGATTTTCGGAGGGAAATCTGTTCGTGCGTATTCTGGAAAATGTACGTGGGCGGCACGTGTACATTGTGCAATCGACCGCGTACCCCGCCAACGACAATTTCATGGAACTGCTCTTCTGGATCGATGCGTTCAAACGCGCCAGCGCTGCATCAGTGACGGCAGTGGTTCCCTTCTTCAGTTATGCCAAAGGAGACAAAAAAGACGAACCGCGCGTTTCGATCCGCGCGCGGGTCTGCGCCGACGCCATCGAAGCCGCAGGCGCCGACCGGATTGTGGTGATGGACCTGCATGCGCCGCAGATTCAGGGTTTTTTCAAAATACCGGTGGACGATCTGTACGCCCTGCCGGTGCTCTGTGATCGCGTCAGGCAGATGAATCTGGAGAACCTGATCGTTGTCGCACCGGATAGCGGCTTTGCCAAGAAAGCGCGCAAGTACGCACGCTATCTCGGCGTCTCGATGGCGGTTGGCGACAAAGAGCGCGTTGCGCACGATGAGCACGCGCATATCGTCGAAATTATCGGCGATGTACAGGGCAAAACGGCGCTGATCGTCGATGATTTCACCATTTCGGCGGGCACACTGGTCGAGGTCGCCGAACAACTGCTGGTACGCGGGGCAAAAGAAGTGTACGCCGCTGTGACGCATGGCGTTTTTGCTCGTGGATCAATGGAGCGACTGGCTGACAGCCCGATCCGGCGGTTGTTCATCACCGACACGGTCGAGACGCAACCGATCACCCTGACGCCGCAGATCGAAGTGGTGTCGGTAGCGCCGCTGTTCGGTGAAGCGATACGCCGGATCCATTACCGCGAAAGTATCAGCGTGCTGTTTCCGCGATAG
- a CDS encoding MBL fold metallo-hydrolase, whose product MPGTQDISRATLAVTSLASGSSGNALLVRSRNAAILVDCGVPLRTIERALMRSGLSPDQLSAILITHEHGDHTMSAGPLARRYGVPLIANQATLAAMEHDLTGATVRELATGTATMIADIHVGSFPVSHDAAEPVGYTMSVDGWCVGIATDLGRWDDVVVNGLTPADLVVIEANHDQERLWRAPYAGVVKQRIYSPTGHLDNVAAGRLLARLGTDGRRRSAWLAHLSQEANSPQIAEQVVRGVLALAGVRCVSVTALPRRTPMHWSSDMHGEQLALFD is encoded by the coding sequence ATGCCCGGCACTCAAGACATTTCTCGTGCAACGCTCGCAGTCACCTCGCTGGCTTCCGGGAGCAGCGGCAATGCATTGCTGGTGCGGTCCCGCAATGCGGCGATCCTGGTCGATTGCGGCGTTCCGTTGCGCACCATCGAGCGGGCGCTGATGCGGAGCGGTCTTTCCCCCGATCAGTTGAGCGCCATCCTGATCACGCATGAACATGGCGATCACACGATGTCGGCGGGTCCGCTGGCGCGGCGCTACGGCGTTCCGCTGATCGCCAATCAGGCGACGCTGGCGGCAATGGAGCATGATCTGACGGGCGCCACGGTGCGGGAACTGGCAACCGGCACCGCGACCATGATCGCCGATATTCACGTGGGCAGCTTTCCTGTCTCGCACGATGCTGCCGAGCCGGTGGGGTACACGATGAGCGTTGACGGATGGTGCGTCGGTATTGCAACCGACCTGGGGCGATGGGATGACGTGGTTGTGAACGGGTTGACGCCTGCCGATCTGGTGGTGATTGAAGCGAACCACGATCAGGAGCGCCTGTGGCGCGCACCCTACGCCGGGGTGGTCAAGCAACGCATCTATAGTCCTACCGGTCATCTGGACAACGTCGCTGCTGGAAGGTTGCTCGCCCGCCTGGGGACGGATGGACGACGTCGGAGCGCATGGCTGGCGCATCTCTCGCAGGAAGCCAATTCGCCGCAGATCGCCGAGCAGGTGGTGCGCGGCGTTCTTGCGCTCGCCGGGGTGCGGTGCGTGAGCGTCACTGCCCTGCCACGCCGCACCCCGATGCACTGGTCGAGCGATATGCACGGCGAACAACTGGCGCTATTCGACTGA
- the hypA gene encoding hydrogenase maturation nickel metallochaperone HypA, translating to MHELSIAHSLVEIAEEAAAKAGVARVTVVHLRLGTLSGVVRDALLFGFDVASAGTRLEGARLEIEEVPLQVYCETCDTVVALPDVRYFRCPQCGAACRRIVTGQEIELAALEYEDDTPEATAS from the coding sequence ATGCACGAACTGTCAATCGCCCACAGCCTGGTAGAAATCGCGGAAGAGGCGGCTGCGAAGGCAGGCGTCGCACGGGTGACGGTTGTTCACCTGCGTCTGGGGACTCTTTCGGGGGTAGTTCGGGATGCCCTTCTCTTCGGCTTCGATGTCGCCAGCGCCGGCACACGACTGGAAGGTGCGCGACTCGAGATCGAAGAGGTTCCGTTGCAGGTGTACTGCGAAACGTGCGATACGGTTGTAGCGCTCCCGGATGTGCGATATTTCCGCTGCCCACAGTGCGGTGCAGCGTGCCGACGGATCGTGACAGGTCAGGAGATCGAACTGGCAGCCCTGGAGTACGAGGACGACACGCCGGAAGCCACAGCGTCGTGA
- a CDS encoding riboflavin synthase, producing MFTGIVEEIGTVETLAEVAGGWSLTVQATTVLEHTRLGDSLAINGACLTVTNLTDHSFTVGLSPETLRRTNLGDLKPGDGVNLERSLALNGRLGGHFVQGHIDGTGVVRAFHPEGDSLWVAVAAPAALLRYIVPKGYIAVDGTSLTVVDVLDDAFTFMLVAYTQQHITLPRKSIGSRVNLEVDMLSKYVEKFMHEGNYGNRQR from the coding sequence ATGTTCACAGGCATTGTCGAAGAGATCGGAACTGTTGAGACACTGGCAGAAGTCGCCGGTGGCTGGTCGCTCACCGTGCAGGCAACCACTGTGCTGGAACATACCCGTCTTGGGGACAGCCTGGCTATCAATGGCGCATGTCTCACGGTGACGAACCTGACCGACCATTCCTTCACAGTCGGACTTTCGCCGGAAACCTTGCGGCGAACCAATCTGGGCGATCTGAAACCTGGCGATGGAGTGAACCTCGAACGATCGCTTGCGTTGAATGGGCGACTCGGCGGGCACTTCGTGCAGGGTCACATCGACGGCACTGGCGTGGTGCGCGCCTTTCACCCTGAGGGTGATTCGCTGTGGGTCGCCGTGGCTGCGCCAGCAGCGTTGTTGCGCTATATCGTGCCCAAGGGGTATATCGCCGTCGATGGCACGAGCCTGACCGTGGTCGATGTTCTCGATGACGCCTTCACCTTCATGCTGGTGGCATACACCCAACAGCACATTACGCTGCCGCGCAAGTCGATCGGAAGCCGGGTCAATCTGGAGGTTGATATGCTCAGCAAATATGTCGAGAAGTTCATGCATGAGGGGAACTATGGCAATCGCCAGCGTTGA
- the ribB gene encoding 3,4-dihydroxy-2-butanone-4-phosphate synthase: protein MAIASVETALADFQAGRFVIIVDDEDRENEGDLAIAAEYATPQAINFMAREGRGLICVAMTGERLDALQIPLITSPETNTAVFRTAFTVPVEARHGVTTGISAFDRATTIRTLIDPDTRPEDLVRPGHVFPLRATDGGVLSRAGHTEASVDLARMAGLYPAAVICEIMRDDGAMARRSDLERFAARHGIRIVAIADLIAYRRRQERNANRFWYQAVQMVEHTAANVCAPDQQPVDQAALPDAGTWTGAASEPVMAAAKQNGVQFTQQENAMGRTFEGHLVGAGMKFGIVISRYNDTIGKELLRGAQDTLIRHGVARNDIDVAWTPGAFELPQAARWMARRTEGAVQRAYYDAIICLGVVIRGATPHFEYVAGQAASGIASAAFETDIPIAFGVLTTENIEQAFERAGTKAGNRGAEAALAALEMANLRRVLASTGEG, encoded by the coding sequence ATGGCAATCGCCAGCGTTGAAACTGCACTGGCTGACTTTCAGGCTGGCAGGTTTGTCATCATTGTCGATGATGAAGATCGGGAGAACGAAGGCGACCTGGCGATTGCCGCCGAATACGCGACCCCGCAGGCGATCAACTTCATGGCACGCGAGGGACGTGGGTTGATCTGCGTCGCCATGACCGGTGAGCGGCTCGATGCGTTACAGATTCCGCTGATAACGTCGCCGGAGACCAACACTGCCGTATTTCGCACCGCCTTTACCGTTCCGGTCGAAGCGCGCCACGGCGTGACCACCGGCATTTCAGCCTTCGACCGGGCAACAACGATTCGCACCCTGATCGATCCAGACACCCGTCCAGAAGATCTGGTGCGACCGGGACATGTCTTTCCCCTGCGGGCCACCGATGGCGGAGTTCTGAGCCGCGCCGGTCACACAGAAGCATCCGTTGATCTGGCGCGGATGGCGGGTCTGTATCCGGCGGCGGTCATCTGTGAAATCATGCGGGATGACGGCGCAATGGCACGGCGATCCGACCTGGAGCGGTTCGCTGCGCGGCATGGAATCAGGATTGTTGCGATTGCTGACCTGATCGCATACCGGCGACGCCAGGAGCGCAACGCCAATCGTTTCTGGTATCAGGCAGTGCAGATGGTTGAGCACACCGCTGCAAACGTCTGCGCTCCAGATCAACAGCCTGTCGATCAGGCTGCGCTTCCGGATGCCGGTACGTGGACAGGAGCGGCGAGCGAACCGGTGATGGCAGCCGCAAAGCAGAATGGAGTGCAATTCACCCAACAGGAGAATGCGATGGGACGAACCTTTGAAGGACATTTGGTTGGTGCGGGAATGAAGTTCGGCATTGTCATTTCCCGTTACAACGACACCATCGGCAAAGAACTGTTACGCGGCGCGCAGGATACGCTGATCCGTCACGGCGTCGCCAGGAATGACATTGATGTGGCATGGACGCCGGGCGCATTCGAGTTGCCACAGGCAGCGCGGTGGATGGCTCGCCGCACAGAGGGCGCGGTTCAGCGCGCGTACTACGACGCGATCATCTGCCTGGGCGTGGTCATTCGAGGGGCGACGCCGCACTTCGAGTATGTGGCAGGTCAGGCTGCCAGCGGGATCGCCTCAGCCGCCTTCGAGACCGACATACCGATCGCCTTCGGCGTACTCACCACCGAGAATATCGAACAGGCATTCGAGCGAGCCGGCACGAAAGCGGGCAACCGCGGTGCAGAGGCAGCCCTGGCAGCGCTTGAGATGGCAAACCTGCGTCGGGTGCTGGCAAGCACGGGAGAGGGGTGA
- a CDS encoding DUF1641 domain-containing protein — MRVVTTINHHFFRAAPRDDLIDNDVLPLIAVVPQFTELVEQIGLFVASEEFRILLTSGVFDPDTVTLVGRAGDAFVATYNEDRQAQRRLEPVGLVRALYDPDVQRVAALLVDFARRFGKSLNNNNNGRVQNNGNATTP, encoded by the coding sequence GTGCGAGTTGTCACTACAATTAACCATCACTTCTTCCGTGCGGCGCCACGCGACGATCTCATCGATAATGATGTCCTGCCGTTGATCGCCGTCGTCCCGCAGTTTACCGAACTGGTGGAGCAGATCGGTCTGTTTGTCGCCTCCGAAGAGTTTCGCATCCTGCTGACATCCGGCGTCTTCGATCCTGATACCGTCACCCTGGTGGGGCGCGCTGGCGATGCGTTTGTTGCAACCTATAATGAAGATCGTCAGGCGCAACGGCGACTCGAACCGGTTGGTCTCGTGCGCGCGCTGTACGATCCGGATGTGCAACGGGTTGCCGCGCTGCTGGTCGATTTCGCCCGGCGCTTCGGCAAGTCGTTGAACAACAATAACAATGGGAGGGTGCAGAACAATGGCAACGCCACGACTCCTTGA
- the hypB gene encoding hydrogenase nickel incorporation protein HypB, giving the protein MATPRLLEIRKGVLSKNDRLAAGLRARFLQSGVFVVNLLSSPGAGKTRLLEETLRRMHGRLRVAAIVGDLATDNDAQRLARSGAPVRQIQTGDMCHLEAHLIEQHLEGWNLDELDVLFIENVGNLVCPTGYDLGEAARVVILSVTEGEDKPLKYPGAFISADCIVVTKIDLAEAVEFDMRAVEANIAAVHPGVPVISTSVRTGAGLDDWIAWLDARRYETMAVGTPSPGSREGLT; this is encoded by the coding sequence ATGGCAACGCCACGACTCCTTGAAATCCGCAAGGGTGTGCTCAGCAAGAATGATCGTCTGGCTGCTGGATTACGCGCTCGCTTTCTCCAATCTGGCGTCTTCGTGGTCAATCTGCTTTCCAGCCCCGGCGCCGGCAAGACTCGTCTGCTCGAAGAAACATTGCGGCGAATGCACGGCAGGCTGCGCGTGGCGGCGATTGTCGGCGATCTGGCGACCGACAACGACGCGCAGCGATTGGCGCGCAGCGGCGCCCCGGTGCGGCAGATTCAGACCGGCGACATGTGCCACCTGGAAGCGCACCTGATCGAGCAGCATCTGGAAGGCTGGAATCTCGACGAACTCGATGTGTTGTTCATCGAGAATGTCGGCAACCTGGTTTGCCCGACAGGGTACGACCTGGGAGAGGCGGCGCGCGTGGTGATCCTTTCGGTGACGGAAGGTGAGGACAAGCCGTTGAAATATCCGGGCGCGTTTATATCCGCCGATTGCATTGTGGTGACCAAGATCGATCTGGCGGAGGCGGTTGAGTTCGATATGCGCGCTGTCGAAGCGAACATTGCCGCCGTCCATCCCGGTGTTCCGGTGATCTCCACCTCGGTGCGCACCGGCGCGGGGCTGGACGACTGGATTGCCTGGCTTGATGCGCGGCGATATGAAACGATGGCGGTGGGAACTCCTTCTCCTGGCTCACGTGAAGGTCTGACGTAA
- a CDS encoding HypC/HybG/HupF family hydrogenase formation chaperone gives MCLGIPGQVKEIYEMNGIRMGKVDFNGIVKDVCLAYLPDINVGDYTIVHVGFAITRLDEQSALETLALFESIGLLDEELRTDSAKEEAA, from the coding sequence ATGTGTCTCGGCATCCCCGGACAGGTCAAAGAAATCTATGAGATGAACGGCATCCGCATGGGCAAAGTCGATTTCAACGGCATTGTCAAAGATGTGTGCCTGGCATACCTGCCCGATATCAACGTTGGCGACTATACGATTGTGCATGTCGGATTTGCCATCACGCGCCTCGATGAACAGTCGGCGCTGGAGACCCTGGCGTTGTTCGAGAGCATCGGCTTGCTCGACGAAGAGTTGCGCACCGATTCGGCGAAGGAGGAAGCGGCGTGA